A genomic stretch from Streptococcus oralis includes:
- the eno gene encoding surface-displayed alpha-enolase has protein sequence MSIITDVYAREVLDSRGNPTLEVEVYTESGAFGRGMVPSGASTGEHEAVELRDGDKSRYGGLGTQKAVDNVNNIIAEAIIGYDVRDQQAIDRAMIALDGTPNKGKLGANAILGVSIAVARAAADYLEIPLYSYLGGFNTKVLPTPMMNIINGGSHSDAPIAFQEFMIVPAGAPTFKEALRWGAEIFHALKKILKSRGLETAVGDEGGFAPRFEGTEDGVETILAAIEAAGYVPGKDVFIGFDCASSEFYDKEREVYDYTKFEGEGAAVRTAAEQIDYLEELVNKYPIITIEDGMDENDWDGWKALTERLGGKVQLVGDDFFVTNTSYLEKGIAEGAANSILIKVNQIGTLTETFDAIEMAKEAGYTAVVSHRSGETEDSTIADIAVATNAGQIKTGSLSRTDRIAKYNQLLRIEDQLGEVAEYRGLKSFYNLKK, from the coding sequence ATGTCAATTATTACTGATGTTTACGCTCGCGAAGTCCTAGACTCACGCGGTAACCCAACACTTGAAGTAGAAGTTTATACTGAATCAGGTGCTTTCGGACGTGGTATGGTTCCATCAGGAGCTTCTACTGGTGAACACGAAGCAGTTGAACTTCGCGACGGTGACAAATCTCGTTACGGTGGTCTTGGTACACAAAAAGCTGTTGACAACGTAAACAACATCATCGCTGAAGCTATCATCGGCTACGATGTACGTGACCAACAAGCTATCGACCGTGCTATGATCGCACTTGACGGTACTCCTAACAAAGGTAAATTGGGTGCAAACGCAATTCTTGGTGTGTCTATCGCTGTAGCTCGTGCTGCTGCTGACTACCTTGAAATCCCACTTTACAGCTACCTTGGTGGATTCAACACTAAAGTTCTTCCAACTCCAATGATGAACATCATCAACGGTGGTTCTCACTCTGACGCTCCAATCGCTTTCCAAGAATTCATGATCGTACCTGCTGGTGCACCTACATTCAAAGAAGCTCTTCGTTGGGGTGCTGAAATCTTCCACGCTCTTAAGAAAATCCTTAAATCTCGTGGTCTTGAAACAGCCGTAGGTGACGAAGGTGGATTCGCTCCTCGTTTCGAAGGAACTGAAGACGGTGTTGAAACTATCCTTGCTGCTATCGAAGCTGCTGGTTATGTTCCAGGTAAAGATGTATTTATCGGATTTGACTGTGCATCATCAGAATTCTACGATAAAGAACGTGAAGTTTACGACTATACTAAATTCGAAGGTGAAGGAGCTGCTGTTCGTACTGCTGCAGAACAAATCGACTACCTTGAAGAATTGGTAAACAAATACCCAATCATCACTATCGAAGATGGTATGGACGAAAACGACTGGGACGGTTGGAAAGCTCTTACTGAACGTCTTGGTGGTAAAGTTCAATTGGTTGGTGACGACTTCTTCGTAACAAACACTTCTTACCTTGAAAAAGGTATTGCAGAAGGTGCTGCTAACTCAATCCTTATCAAAGTTAACCAAATCGGTACTCTTACTGAAACATTTGACGCTATCGAAATGGCGAAAGAAGCTGGATACACTGCAGTAGTATCACACCGTTCAGGTGAAACTGAAGATTCAACAATCGCTGACATCGCAGTTGCAACAAACGCAGGACAAATCAAGACTGGTTCACTTTCACGTACAGACCGTATCGCTAAATACAACCAATTGCTTCGTATCGAAGACCAACTTGGTGAAGTAGCTGAATACCGTGGATTGAAATCATTCTACAACTTGAAAAAATAA
- a CDS encoding YkgJ family cysteine cluster protein — protein MSKEIDIEYYHQLALQKQKEHRKVLANLKKKPPKNLDKLAQQIHDEVFEEIDCTACANCCKTLGPDFKEADIVRIAKYFKMKLPAFEEEFLQVDEDGDKVFKAMPCPFLGGDNLCSIYDVRPKACREFPHTDRKKIHQINHLTIKNTLTCPAAYLFVEKLRDRL, from the coding sequence ATGTCTAAAGAAATTGATATTGAGTATTACCACCAGTTAGCCTTGCAAAAACAAAAAGAGCATCGCAAAGTATTAGCTAATCTAAAGAAAAAGCCACCAAAAAACCTCGATAAGCTTGCCCAGCAAATCCATGATGAGGTCTTTGAGGAGATTGACTGTACAGCCTGTGCCAATTGCTGCAAGACTTTAGGACCAGACTTTAAGGAAGCCGATATTGTCCGTATTGCCAAGTATTTCAAGATGAAACTGCCGGCTTTTGAAGAGGAGTTTCTGCAAGTGGACGAAGACGGTGACAAGGTTTTCAAGGCTATGCCTTGTCCTTTTTTAGGTGGAGACAATCTCTGCTCAATCTACGATGTCCGTCCCAAGGCTTGTCGCGAGTTTCCTCACACAGACCGTAAAAAGATTCATCAGATTAACCATCTGACAATCAAAAATACCCTGACCTGTCCTGCGGCTTATCTCTTTGTGGAGAAGCTGCGGGATAGGTTGTAG
- a CDS encoding AraC family transcriptional regulator — MMHQFNRTMEYLESKLDAEVDLQKFQQLSGYSYALFSRLFSILADMTLAEYLRNRRLSEAVTDLRESSEKVIDIAMKYGYESADAFSAAFKKFHGATPSEVRNGKAYRVFPRLQLSLKITGGKNMDIKIQKKPAFTVAGVLLEAIDNSKCPSAWEQLYAHHSFEMLEGLGSGQSFGVCSDVKEGEIINYMAAYDVTDKARAEELGLSIKDIPAAEYAIVPVKGTIPASIHHAWKYVLEVFFPETGYRHSGAPDFEVYTAGDMSSPDYQMELWIPVIK, encoded by the coding sequence ATGATGCATCAATTCAATCGAACCATGGAATATCTGGAAAGTAAGTTGGACGCAGAAGTGGATTTGCAGAAATTCCAGCAGCTATCAGGCTATTCTTATGCTCTCTTTAGCAGGCTCTTTTCCATCCTAGCAGATATGACTTTAGCAGAATACTTGCGCAATCGCAGGCTGTCAGAAGCTGTGACGGACTTGCGGGAAAGCTCTGAGAAAGTCATTGACATAGCAATGAAATACGGCTATGAGTCTGCGGATGCCTTCAGCGCAGCCTTTAAGAAATTCCATGGTGCAACCCCCTCAGAAGTTCGAAATGGAAAAGCTTATCGGGTCTTTCCTAGACTTCAATTATCCTTAAAGATTACAGGAGGAAAGAACATGGATATCAAGATTCAAAAGAAACCTGCATTTACCGTGGCAGGCGTCCTATTGGAAGCTATTGACAATAGCAAATGCCCGTCTGCTTGGGAGCAACTCTATGCCCATCACAGTTTTGAAATGCTAGAAGGTTTGGGTAGTGGCCAATCCTTTGGCGTCTGCTCAGATGTCAAAGAAGGCGAAATCATCAACTATATGGCTGCCTATGATGTGACAGATAAAGCTAGAGCAGAAGAACTAGGACTATCAATCAAAGACATCCCAGCAGCCGAATATGCTATCGTACCAGTCAAAGGCACTATACCAGCAAGCATCCACCATGCTTGGAAGTATGTTTTGGAAGTCTTTTTCCCAGAAACAGGCTATCGTCACTCTGGAGCACCAGACTTTGAAGTTTACACTGCGGGAGACATGTCCTCTCCAGACTACCAAATGGAACTCTGGATACCAGTGATCAAATGA
- a CDS encoding peptidase, with protein MQMYFGDVSLCYSYSLAMALDAYGYDFKAEFLEAIMVMGNGASIVKEDDQHPLVFFDNGMPDLSISHSLKILGFDFEEFYLKDGTEVDLEEIKGKLESFLSNGPVVLGPLDMGHLTYNPNHKILYGVDHFITVYAVDGQYLYLHDPAGFACMKVAFNDILEAWKAEAIDYKRGAYSMWGNFRKDKSPSQTEIYQETASIMRTRYLDGQSNVLECYSKAVAEHGLNTEQKQLHQYFSFKLAAVRNLYLSKFLKDHDPEGARLKEELASLFGQAHLSCLKEDYQELAHLLYQMAEVDGRFRDLYVN; from the coding sequence ATGCAGATGTATTTTGGAGATGTGTCACTTTGCTATAGCTATTCATTGGCAATGGCACTCGACGCCTATGGTTATGACTTTAAAGCAGAGTTTTTAGAGGCAATCATGGTGATGGGAAATGGCGCTAGTATCGTAAAGGAAGATGACCAGCACCCTCTAGTATTCTTTGATAACGGAATGCCAGATCTTTCCATCTCCCATTCTTTAAAAATACTTGGATTTGACTTTGAAGAATTCTATCTAAAAGATGGAACGGAAGTGGATTTGGAAGAGATTAAAGGTAAGTTGGAATCGTTTCTGTCCAATGGACCTGTCGTACTGGGTCCTCTTGATATGGGCCATTTGACTTACAATCCCAATCACAAAATCCTCTATGGTGTAGATCACTTTATAACTGTGTATGCTGTTGATGGTCAGTATCTCTATTTGCATGATCCTGCTGGTTTTGCCTGTATGAAGGTTGCTTTTAATGACATTTTAGAAGCTTGGAAGGCGGAAGCTATTGACTATAAGCGTGGAGCATACTCCATGTGGGGAAATTTTAGGAAGGACAAGAGTCCTAGTCAAACTGAAATCTATCAAGAAACAGCAAGCATTATGAGGACCAGATATCTGGATGGACAAAGTAATGTCTTGGAATGTTATTCAAAAGCAGTTGCTGAACATGGCTTAAATACGGAGCAAAAACAATTGCATCAGTATTTCAGCTTTAAACTTGCTGCTGTTCGGAATCTCTATCTCAGTAAATTCTTAAAAGACCATGATCCCGAAGGGGCAAGATTAAAAGAAGAATTGGCTAGTCTATTTGGCCAAGCCCATCTTTCATGTTTAAAAGAAGATTACCAAGAACTAGCCCACTTGCTCTATCAGATGGCTGAAGTGGATGGTCGCTTTAGAGATTTATATGTAAACTAG
- a CDS encoding ClbS/DfsB family four-helix bundle protein encodes MPRPRTKEELVLASKENYEKLNHFISKLSEEELQTPFDFSKDQKKKEAHWKRDKNLRDVLIHLYEWHQLLLTWVHSNQKGHERPFLPEPYNWKTYGEMNVAFWKKHQSTSLEEATKLLNQSHKEVLELMEGFSNDELFTKGVYKWTGGISLGSYFVSATSSHYDWALKKLKAHQKNCKSN; translated from the coding sequence ATGCCTAGACCAAGAACAAAAGAGGAGCTAGTGCTAGCCTCTAAGGAAAACTATGAAAAGCTCAATCACTTTATCTCTAAATTAAGCGAAGAGGAGCTACAGACTCCTTTTGATTTTTCAAAAGACCAAAAGAAAAAAGAAGCTCACTGGAAAAGAGATAAAAATCTACGGGATGTCCTGATCCATCTCTATGAATGGCATCAGTTACTTTTGACCTGGGTACATTCCAATCAAAAGGGTCATGAAAGACCTTTTCTCCCTGAACCTTATAATTGGAAAACTTATGGGGAAATGAATGTCGCTTTTTGGAAGAAGCACCAGAGTACGTCCCTAGAAGAAGCGACCAAACTCCTCAATCAATCGCATAAAGAGGTTTTAGAGTTGATGGAAGGCTTCAGCAATGACGAATTGTTCACAAAAGGTGTCTATAAGTGGACGGGAGGAATAAGTCTAGGTTCCTACTTTGTGAGTGCCACTTCCAGTCACTATGACTGGGCTCTGAAAAAACTCAAAGCTCATCAGAAAAATTGCAAGAGCAACTAG
- a CDS encoding TipC family immunity protein → MKKFLKILFITVLVFLTLFGLYRVYQKNYYKGVYESLSNAFLEMNYAEINSGVLPGLADFSKAVDGSQSFREPDWIIPIGLDAGLSENESLKVIVGFEETFIIEYQQLLSDGRYLYIKYDYNDKKLNQSVEISDSKWSVAYDLASYNILHKDEGKLDLEAYKELSRQSKTGDSIPNFYLTNPNEVLEYLKPYGIDEAWIKEKSHFMLYDVVLERWFKNGSQRYSVDNLGDVEIVPLSFSE, encoded by the coding sequence ATGAAAAAATTTTTAAAAATCCTATTCATAACTGTATTGGTTTTTCTAACTTTGTTTGGTCTATATCGTGTCTACCAAAAGAATTATTATAAAGGAGTGTATGAATCTTTAAGTAATGCCTTTCTAGAGATGAACTATGCAGAGATAAATAGTGGTGTTTTACCTGGACTCGCTGATTTTAGTAAAGCTGTTGACGGAAGTCAGTCGTTTAGAGAACCAGACTGGATAATTCCCATAGGGCTTGATGCAGGCTTGTCTGAAAATGAAAGTTTAAAAGTGATTGTAGGTTTTGAAGAAACTTTTATTATTGAATACCAGCAACTATTATCTGATGGGAGATATCTTTATATAAAATATGACTACAATGATAAGAAACTCAACCAATCAGTCGAAATCTCAGATTCTAAATGGTCGGTAGCGTATGACTTAGCTAGTTACAATATACTCCATAAGGATGAGGGAAAACTAGATTTGGAGGCATATAAAGAATTATCACGTCAGTCGAAAACAGGGGATTCGATACCTAATTTTTACCTAACAAATCCCAACGAAGTACTAGAGTATTTAAAGCCTTATGGGATTGATGAAGCTTGGATTAAAGAAAAATCCCACTTCATGCTCTATGATGTCGTTCTAGAACGCTGGTTTAAAAATGGTAGTCAACGCTACTCAGTTGACAATCTTGGGGATGTAGAGATTGTGCCACTAAGTTTTTCTGAATAA
- a CDS encoding TipC family immunity protein gives MKKFLKILVITILVFLTLFGLYRVYQKYYYKGVYESLTNVFLEMNYAETHSGILPSLADFSKAVDGGQSYRDKDITVGMSLESGLSESEIILVYVGIEETFLIEYRRALPDGRYLFIDYDYRDKILKQTIEVSESDQSLAYGLTGYRIEIKTRGELDLASYLKISYGFSSTKGLPNFQITNLNEALEYLKPHGIDEAWIKEKSHFMLYDVVLERWFKNGSQRYSVDNLGDVEIVSLSFSE, from the coding sequence ATGAAAAAATTTTTAAAAATTCTAGTCATAACGATATTAGTTTTTCTAACTTTATTTGGTCTATATCGTGTTTATCAAAAATATTATTATAAAGGAGTGTATGAATCTTTAACTAATGTCTTTTTAGAAATGAACTATGCAGAAACTCATAGTGGTATCTTACCTAGCCTCGCTGATTTTAGTAAAGCCGTTGACGGAGGCCAATCATATCGCGATAAGGACATTACAGTTGGTATGAGTCTTGAATCAGGCTTATCTGAAAGTGAAATCATATTAGTGTATGTAGGTATTGAAGAAACATTTCTAATTGAGTATAGGCGGGCGTTACCTGACGGTAGATATCTTTTTATTGACTATGATTATAGAGATAAAATACTCAAACAAACTATTGAGGTCTCAGAATCTGATCAATCATTAGCATACGGATTGACCGGTTATCGTATAGAAATAAAGACTAGAGGAGAACTTGATTTAGCATCATATTTGAAAATTTCCTATGGTTTTAGTTCGACTAAAGGTTTACCAAATTTTCAGATAACAAATCTCAACGAAGCACTAGAGTATTTGAAACCTCATGGGATTGATGAAGCTTGGATTAAAGAAAAATCTCACTTCATGCTCTATGATGTCGTTCTAGAACGCTGGTTTAAAAATGGTAGTCAACGTTACTCAGTTGATAATCTTGGGGATGTAGAGATTGTGTCACTAAGTTTTTCTGAATAG
- the imm40 gene encoding Imm40 family immunity protein: protein MELGKFNFENRGQSLAELGVASYAYTYKDMLAYIDWIETKKFMILGGDVYIEGDEGFELTYDSWYYSPKNNDSDLLQSIFVAKDYINQYIDSNGKHFYFTVVTSA from the coding sequence ATGGAACTAGGTAAATTTAATTTTGAAAATAGAGGTCAGTCGCTAGCAGAATTGGGTGTTGCAAGTTATGCATACACGTATAAAGATATGTTGGCCTATATAGACTGGATAGAGACGAAAAAGTTTATGATTCTTGGTGGCGATGTCTATATAGAAGGAGATGAAGGATTTGAATTGACTTATGATAGCTGGTATTATTCTCCTAAAAATAATGATAGCGACTTACTCCAGTCAATTTTTGTAGCAAAAGATTATATCAACCAGTATATAGATAGTAATGGAAAACATTTTTATTTTACAGTAGTTACTTCAGCATAG
- a CDS encoding SMI1/KNR4 family protein: MIDELKKKIASSEGVDFAPFGKGISDEWIIKAEKRLNFTFPETYKWWLKNYMGGEIYGEEIFSIYGLDFDTVVGGDLVYINELNRKEGFSNSEQLVICECGDGMFYFQNQDGLTNELPVFKDGEYYAYNFIEFLLKRIDE, from the coding sequence ATGATTGATGAATTGAAGAAAAAGATTGCTTCTAGCGAGGGTGTAGATTTTGCACCATTTGGAAAGGGGATTTCTGATGAATGGATTATAAAAGCTGAGAAAAGATTAAATTTTACTTTTCCTGAAACATATAAGTGGTGGCTGAAAAATTATATGGGGGGAGAGATTTATGGAGAAGAAATATTCAGTATTTATGGATTAGATTTTGATACTGTTGTAGGAGGAGATCTTGTTTATATAAACGAGCTGAATCGAAAAGAAGGGTTCAGTAATTCTGAGCAATTAGTTATTTGTGAATGTGGTGATGGCATGTTCTATTTTCAAAATCAGGACGGTCTGACCAATGAATTACCTGTTTTTAAAGATGGAGAATACTATGCATATAATTTTATAGAATTTCTACTAAAAAGAATAGACGAGTAG
- a CDS encoding barstar family protein: MNVYKQITKLEKLYLMFKFSSYFYLNIDGKTVQSEKDAVQILAEGFNIDDLQNGNWDALADRLDRPNYIIPDNINIFINNAKYLFINDEISKNIFLEILSDTVLWWNEGVERYIVGGKRKKFNVYIIE; this comes from the coding sequence GTGAATGTATATAAACAAATAACAAAATTAGAGAAACTATATTTAATGTTCAAATTCTCTAGTTATTTTTATCTAAATATTGATGGAAAAACAGTACAGAGTGAAAAAGATGCGGTACAGATATTAGCGGAAGGTTTTAATATTGATGACCTTCAAAATGGTAATTGGGATGCACTAGCTGATCGTCTTGATCGTCCTAATTATATAATCCCAGACAACATTAATATTTTTATAAATAATGCAAAGTATCTTTTTATCAATGATGAAATTTCTAAAAATATTTTTTTAGAGATTTTATCTGACACTGTTTTGTGGTGGAATGAAGGTGTTGAGAGATACATAGTTGGTGGTAAGAGAAAAAAATTTAATGTTTATATCATTGAATAA
- a CDS encoding imm11 family protein, with the protein MFYQLKYDMDLVDKVIEKKKCYIYGDGNNINDIEYENYPKGRFHTIIHSEKKVESWPNVEFYYNSLEVTEESDYLGNIDSWPIFRKNVVKILKKEYPNLEFYPVKLIDVATGSINTNYFVLHVLCVIDAFDMKNSKYRYNEKYDVYFFEPKGERIDSLKCQGVDVFRASKNFTVIYVSDKFSQMVMKHKWTGFAFYRVAEDNEEQEYIEKQGI; encoded by the coding sequence ATGTTTTATCAATTAAAATATGATATGGATCTTGTAGACAAGGTTATTGAAAAAAAGAAATGCTATATTTATGGGGATGGTAATAATATCAATGACATCGAATATGAAAATTATCCTAAAGGTAGATTTCATACAATAATACATTCTGAAAAGAAAGTAGAGTCGTGGCCAAATGTAGAATTCTATTATAATTCATTGGAGGTGACAGAGGAAAGTGATTACTTAGGTAATATTGATTCATGGCCTATATTTAGAAAGAATGTAGTAAAAATACTAAAAAAAGAATACCCCAATTTAGAATTTTATCCTGTAAAATTAATTGATGTGGCTACTGGAAGTATCAATACAAATTATTTTGTTTTACATGTGCTCTGTGTAATTGATGCATTTGATATGAAAAATAGTAAATACCGTTATAATGAGAAATACGATGTTTATTTTTTCGAACCCAAAGGAGAAAGAATAGACTCCTTAAAGTGTCAAGGAGTAGATGTTTTTCGCGCTTCGAAAAACTTTACTGTGATATATGTATCAGATAAATTTAGTCAAATGGTTATGAAACATAAGTGGACTGGTTTTGCATTCTATAGAGTTGCTGAAGATAATGAGGAACAAGAATATATAGAAAAACAGGGCATATAG
- a CDS encoding immunity protein Imm33 domain-containing protein — protein sequence MHLGGSVVSNHILENKAKLKWVFREDAVDELDNGWRFLSEIDTEEYLSNPENMSVCDWSTIVEIEPAVLLIYDMPIGTELTLIYESEQRYFIDTNTGRKIELEDSSSNQIRK from the coding sequence ATGCATTTAGGTGGCTCAGTGGTTTCTAATCATATTTTAGAAAATAAAGCAAAATTGAAATGGGTATTTCGTGAGGATGCCGTGGATGAGCTAGACAATGGCTGGCGCTTTCTTTCTGAAATAGATACCGAAGAATACTTATCAAATCCTGAAAATATGTCAGTATGCGACTGGAGTACAATTGTTGAAATTGAACCTGCTGTATTATTGATTTACGACATGCCTATCGGAACAGAACTTACACTTATTTACGAAAGTGAGCAGAGGTATTTTATAGATACAAATACTGGAAGAAAAATTGAACTCGAAGACAGTAGCAGCAACCAGATAAGAAAATAG
- a CDS encoding YjjG family noncanonical pyrimidine nucleotidase produces the protein MPYKFLLFDLDHTLLDFDTAEDVALTQLLKEEGVVDIQAYKDYYVPMNKALWKDLEQKKISKQELINTRFSRLFAHFGLEKDGTLLAQRYQFYLAQQGQTFSGAHELLDSLVERDYDLYAATNGITAIQTGRLAQSGLAPYFNQVFISEQLQTQKPDALFYEKLGQQIAGFSKEKTLMIGDSLTADIQGGNNAGIDTIWYNPHHLENHTQAQPTYEAHSYQDLLDCLDKL, from the coding sequence TTGCCCTACAAATTTCTACTCTTCGACCTTGACCACACCTTGCTTGATTTTGATACTGCTGAGGATGTGGCTCTGACGCAACTTCTAAAAGAAGAAGGAGTTGTGGACATTCAAGCCTATAAAGACTATTATGTTCCTATGAACAAGGCTCTCTGGAAGGACTTGGAACAAAAGAAAATCAGTAAACAAGAACTGATTAACACGCGCTTTTCTCGTTTATTTGCTCATTTTGGACTGGAGAAAGACGGTACATTACTTGCACAGCGTTACCAATTTTATCTCGCTCAGCAGGGACAAACTTTTTCGGGCGCTCATGAACTCTTGGACAGCCTCGTCGAGCGTGATTATGACTTATATGCTGCGACAAATGGCATTACTGCCATTCAGACAGGACGTTTGGCTCAATCTGGTCTGGCTCCCTATTTCAATCAAGTCTTTATCTCTGAACAGTTACAAACGCAAAAGCCTGATGCACTATTCTATGAAAAACTCGGTCAGCAGATTGCAGGATTCAGCAAAGAAAAGACGCTGATGATTGGTGATTCCCTAACTGCTGACATTCAAGGTGGCAATAATGCTGGGATTGACACTATCTGGTACAACCCTCATCACCTCGAAAATCACACACAAGCCCAACCGACCTATGAAGCCCATTCTTATCAAGACTTGCTGGATTGTTTAGATAAACTGTAA
- a CDS encoding uracil-DNA glycosylase — MQHSSWHALIKEQLPEGYFAKINQFMDQVYSQGTVYPPKEKVFQALLTTPLEEVKVVILGQDPYHGPGQAQGLSFSVPDSIPAPPSLQNILKELSDDISVKKSHDLTSWAEQGVLLLNACLTVPAGQANGHAGQIWEPFTDAVIRVVNNLDRPVVFVLWGAYARKKKALVTNPHHLIIESAHPSPLSVYRGFWGSKPFSKANAFLKETGQVPIDWLR; from the coding sequence ATGCAACACTCATCTTGGCATGCTTTGATTAAGGAGCAATTACCTGAGGGTTATTTTGCGAAAATCAATCAGTTTATGGACCAGGTCTATTCTCAAGGAACTGTTTATCCACCTAAGGAAAAGGTTTTTCAGGCTCTCTTGACTACACCGCTTGAAGAAGTGAAGGTGGTGATTCTAGGGCAAGACCCCTATCACGGGCCAGGTCAGGCGCAGGGCTTGAGTTTTTCTGTACCTGACTCTATCCCAGCCCCGCCATCCTTGCAAAATATCTTGAAAGAATTGTCAGATGACATCAGTGTTAAGAAATCACATGATTTAACGTCTTGGGCTGAGCAAGGTGTCTTACTTCTCAATGCTTGCTTGACGGTTCCTGCTGGGCAGGCCAATGGTCATGCTGGGCAGATATGGGAGCCATTTACAGATGCTGTGATTCGGGTTGTAAATAATCTCGACAGACCTGTAGTCTTTGTACTCTGGGGTGCTTATGCACGCAAGAAGAAGGCCTTGGTTACCAATCCTCACCACTTGATTATCGAATCAGCCCATCCTAGTCCTTTATCGGTTTATAGAGGATTTTGGGGTTCCAAGCCTTTTTCCAAGGCTAATGCATTTTTAAAAGAGACAGGACAAGTGCCAATTGATTGGCTTAGATAA
- a CDS encoding NUDIX hydrolase: protein MPQLATICYIDNGKELLMLHRNKKLNDVHEGKWIGVGGKLERGETPQECAAREIFEETGLKAKPVLKGIITFPEFTPDLDWYTYVFKVTEFEGDLIDCNEGTLEWVPYDEVLSKPTWEGDHTFVEWLLEDKPFFSAKFVYDGDKLLDTQVDFYE from the coding sequence ATGCCTCAGTTAGCGACGATTTGCTACATTGATAACGGAAAAGAACTGCTCATGCTGCATCGTAATAAGAAGCTGAATGATGTCCATGAAGGCAAATGGATTGGTGTGGGTGGTAAGTTGGAGCGAGGGGAGACACCTCAGGAATGCGCAGCGCGTGAAATCTTCGAGGAAACGGGTTTGAAAGCCAAGCCAGTTCTAAAAGGCATTATCACTTTTCCAGAATTCACACCAGATTTAGACTGGTACACCTATGTTTTTAAGGTGACAGAGTTTGAAGGTGATTTGATTGACTGCAATGAGGGGACGCTAGAATGGGTTCCCTATGATGAAGTTTTGAGCAAGCCAACTTGGGAGGGTGATCACACCTTTGTTGAGTGGCTTTTAGAGGACAAACCCTTCTTTTCAGCCAAGTTTGTTTATGATGGGGATAAATTGTTGGATACTCAAGTTGATTTCTATGAATAA